From a region of the Candidatus Brocadia sp. genome:
- a CDS encoding acetate--CoA ligase family protein gives MNRSKAKGSETIRNIIQKTLHEQRYELLEPEAKQLIEAFGIKTTEHGVAPSREEAVRVARSLGYPVALKIVSPDISHKTDVGGVRLGIRDDDSVGDAYDEIMGNATKTMPSARIYGVIVQEMATPSTEVIIGGLRDPQFGPAVMFGLGGIFVEVFQDVSFRIAPVGEHEAFDMIYSVKGFRILKRFRNREAADVAALAQAIVKVSDIMVDTEEIKEIDLNPVLVYPQGLKAVDARIILGHSNGGTSA, from the coding sequence ATGAACCGATCTAAGGCAAAGGGTAGCGAGACTATCCGTAATATTATCCAAAAGACCTTGCACGAGCAGCGATACGAATTACTCGAACCAGAGGCCAAACAACTCATAGAGGCATTCGGTATAAAAACCACTGAGCATGGAGTTGCGCCTTCTCGTGAAGAAGCTGTTCGCGTGGCGCGATCCCTCGGTTATCCTGTTGCCCTCAAGATCGTCTCCCCCGATATCAGTCATAAAACCGATGTGGGTGGGGTAAGGCTTGGTATCAGGGATGACGACAGCGTTGGGGATGCCTATGACGAGATTATGGGAAACGCAACAAAGACGATGCCGTCTGCACGGATTTATGGAGTCATTGTCCAGGAAATGGCAACGCCTTCCACGGAAGTCATTATCGGCGGGCTAAGAGATCCTCAATTTGGTCCTGCGGTGATGTTTGGGCTGGGCGGTATCTTTGTTGAAGTATTTCAGGACGTTTCCTTTCGCATCGCCCCGGTAGGGGAACACGAGGCGTTTGACATGATTTACAGCGTGAAGGGGTTCAGGATTCTCAAGCGTTTCAGAAACAGGGAGGCGGCGGATGTTGCCGCCCTGGCTCAGGCGATTGTAAAGGTCTCAGACATCATGGTTGACACAGAGGAGATTAAGGAAATTGATCTGAACCCCGTTCTTGTTTACCCACAAGGCCTGAAGGCCGTGGATGCGAGGATTATTCTGGGTCATTCGAATGGCGGCACCAGTGCATAA
- the hflX gene encoding GTPase HflX, which yields MKLKETAFTVRAERAILFRVMLSGEQHENEAPLEELRRLATTAGANVIHTVVQKRPQIDPVYYIGKGKAGELSGLSKDFHADVLICDDDLTPAQVRNLEKVIEKKVIDRSELILDIFATRAKTFQAKLQVELAQLEYTRPRLKRMWTHLSRIEGGIGTRGPGEKQLEVDKRIVLRKIHDLRKKLYEIEKRQERLVASRKEFFTVSLVGYTNAGKSTLMNALTEIDTFVEDKLFATLDTKTSVCRLENGKKVLVSDTVGFIQKLPHHLVSSFKATLEEARHADLLLHVADISSPLVHKQVEAVNAVLKELGCGNTPTIMVFNKIDALKDASIVPLLQSNFRDSIMLSAKTQEGIGGLKRKIREILEERFIDVELTCSPGSGKLIAYLHEHARILSSRFEEQRAIFRLLMDGKLIQKLRTLDDTVQIKDAVGTN from the coding sequence GTGAAACTAAAAGAGACTGCATTTACAGTAAGGGCTGAACGCGCCATTCTTTTTCGGGTTATGCTGTCAGGAGAACAGCATGAGAATGAAGCGCCACTGGAAGAACTCCGGCGACTGGCGACGACTGCTGGCGCAAATGTTATCCACACGGTCGTGCAAAAAAGACCTCAGATCGATCCGGTGTATTATATCGGAAAAGGAAAAGCCGGTGAATTATCAGGGCTTTCAAAGGATTTTCATGCCGATGTGCTTATTTGTGATGATGACCTGACCCCGGCACAGGTCAGGAATCTTGAAAAGGTTATCGAAAAGAAAGTCATTGACCGGAGTGAATTAATCCTGGACATCTTTGCCACCCGGGCAAAGACCTTCCAGGCAAAGCTGCAGGTAGAACTGGCCCAGTTAGAGTACACGCGGCCCAGATTAAAGAGGATGTGGACTCACCTTTCCAGGATCGAGGGTGGCATTGGGACAAGGGGCCCCGGTGAAAAACAACTGGAAGTCGATAAGCGCATTGTGCTGAGAAAGATCCACGACCTGAGAAAGAAGTTGTATGAAATTGAAAAGAGGCAGGAACGACTCGTTGCCTCACGGAAGGAATTTTTCACGGTGTCCCTTGTGGGATACACCAATGCTGGAAAATCGACGTTAATGAATGCCCTGACGGAGATTGATACCTTCGTTGAAGACAAGCTTTTTGCAACCCTTGACACCAAGACAAGTGTCTGCAGGCTGGAAAACGGGAAAAAGGTACTGGTGAGCGATACCGTGGGTTTTATCCAGAAGTTGCCCCATCACCTGGTTTCTTCCTTCAAGGCAACGCTTGAGGAGGCCAGGCACGCCGACCTTCTCCTTCATGTTGCAGACATCAGTTCCCCTCTCGTCCACAAACAGGTCGAAGCGGTAAATGCCGTGCTGAAAGAATTAGGATGCGGCAATACGCCAACGATTATGGTATTCAACAAAATAGATGCCTTAAAAGATGCGTCCATAGTTCCGCTCCTGCAGAGTAACTTCCGGGATAGCATTATGCTCTCTGCGAAGACTCAGGAGGGGATAGGAGGTTTGAAACGGAAAATCAGGGAGATCCTGGAAGAACGGTTTATAGACGTGGAGCTTACCTGCAGTCCGGGCAGCGGAAAATTAATTGCATACCTTCATGAACATGCCCGTATTCTAAGCAGCCGGTTTGAAGAACAGCGCGCCATATTCCGGCTGCTCATGGACGGCAAGCTGATCCAGAAATTACGTACGCTGGATGATACGGTTCAGATAAAAGATGCTGTCGGCACAAATTAA
- a CDS encoding IS1634 family transposase, which yields MLCDEFGEPVSTEVFRGNTQDPKTFESQVKKTAERFGCTGVTMVGDRGMIKTMQIECLPEGFHYITAITKPQIESLIKQGILQLGLFEEKLCEIKSEGVRYILRRNPIRAEEMAKTRMSKLQSMERYVEKRNGYLREHPKASVLKALGAAKEKLGKLKLEGWVQIKDEAGALKIENNEEAFKEESYLDGCYVIKTDLKEGDADADLVHDRYKDLSEVEKVFRGCKTVNLEVRPVYVRKEESTKGHVFVVMLAYLIIRRLRDAWKSFDLTVEEGLKQLTTICSVEVKVKGQKAHCQKIPRPRQQSRELLEALQVKLPEALPSRNLRVVTRKKLTRQQISQ from the coding sequence ATGCTGTGTGATGAATTTGGGGAGCCGGTGTCCACGGAGGTTTTTCGGGGCAATACTCAGGACCCAAAGACCTTTGAGTCTCAGGTAAAGAAGACGGCAGAACGGTTTGGGTGCACCGGGGTGACCATGGTAGGTGATCGGGGGATGATCAAGACGATGCAAATCGAATGTTTACCGGAGGGGTTTCATTACATAACGGCGATAACCAAGCCGCAGATCGAGTCGTTGATAAAACAAGGGATTCTGCAGTTAGGGTTGTTTGAAGAAAAGCTCTGCGAGATAAAGAGTGAGGGGGTTCGGTATATTCTGAGACGCAATCCGATAAGGGCAGAAGAGATGGCGAAGACTCGCATGTCAAAATTACAGAGTATGGAGAGATATGTCGAGAAGAGGAATGGTTATTTGAGAGAACATCCGAAGGCATCGGTATTGAAGGCGCTGGGGGCAGCGAAGGAGAAGCTCGGGAAGCTGAAGCTTGAGGGGTGGGTGCAGATAAAAGACGAGGCCGGGGCGCTGAAGATTGAGAACAATGAAGAAGCATTCAAGGAAGAATCGTATCTTGATGGATGTTATGTAATCAAGACCGATCTGAAGGAGGGCGATGCGGATGCCGATCTGGTGCACGACCGGTACAAGGACTTGTCAGAGGTGGAGAAGGTGTTTCGGGGGTGCAAGACGGTGAATCTTGAGGTTCGTCCTGTATACGTGAGGAAAGAAGAGAGTACAAAAGGGCATGTGTTTGTGGTAATGCTTGCGTACCTGATAATCCGAAGGTTACGTGATGCGTGGAAGAGTTTTGATCTGACGGTAGAGGAAGGACTCAAACAATTGACTACCATTTGTTCCGTGGAAGTGAAGGTGAAGGGTCAAAAGGCGCATTGCCAGAAGATACCACGTCCACGGCAACAATCACGTGAATTGTTAGAGGCATTGCAGGTAAAGCTGCCGGAGGCATTGCCAAGCCGGAACCTACGGGTAGTCACGAGAAAAAAACTTACCAGGCAACAAATAAGCCAGTAA
- the ltrA gene encoding group II intron reverse transcriptase/maturase, whose amino-acid sequence MIPKTDGTERPLGIPTIRDRVAQMAVKLVIEPIFEADFCECSYGFRPKKSAHDAVDDVAYTLNKGYTEIIDADLSKYFDTIPHAKLMAVVAERISDGEILHLIKTWLKAPVIEKGRDGKQRNIGGGKGNRKGTPQGGVISPLLANLYLHLLDRIWERHRLEKKLGARLVRFADDFVVLCRQGTEQPMAITKRVLDKLGLTLNEAKSRVVDAMKEGFTFLGFELQKRKNWRTGKSYPHVQPSKKSLKKIKDHITALTSRNRSPLPFEAIVKEVNTALIGWTGYFHYRNCSRVLKQVREHAQFRLRIHLYRRHKIRDRKTGLKRYTNSMLYERYGLYKVPTTAVWR is encoded by the coding sequence ATGATACCCAAGACGGACGGAACGGAACGCCCGTTAGGCATTCCCACCATCCGTGACAGGGTAGCGCAGATGGCCGTAAAACTGGTCATAGAACCCATTTTTGAAGCCGATTTCTGCGAATGTTCATACGGGTTCAGGCCGAAGAAATCTGCCCACGATGCCGTAGATGACGTAGCATATACCCTCAACAAGGGATATACCGAAATCATAGACGCCGACCTGTCCAAATACTTTGACACCATCCCCCATGCCAAGCTTATGGCTGTGGTAGCAGAGCGCATCAGTGACGGTGAGATACTGCACCTGATAAAGACGTGGCTCAAGGCTCCGGTCATAGAAAAAGGCAGAGACGGAAAACAAAGGAACATCGGCGGAGGTAAAGGGAACCGGAAAGGCACACCTCAAGGAGGAGTAATCTCACCGTTACTAGCCAATCTCTACCTGCACCTCCTGGACAGGATATGGGAGAGACATCGACTGGAGAAGAAACTCGGAGCCAGATTAGTACGCTTTGCCGATGACTTTGTCGTACTGTGCAGGCAAGGAACTGAACAGCCAATGGCGATAACAAAGCGGGTGCTGGACAAACTGGGACTGACGTTAAACGAGGCAAAGAGCCGTGTAGTAGACGCCATGAAAGAGGGATTTACCTTTCTTGGGTTTGAACTTCAAAAGAGGAAGAATTGGCGCACGGGGAAGAGTTATCCCCATGTTCAGCCGTCGAAGAAATCTCTCAAGAAGATAAAAGACCACATTACGGCACTTACCAGCAGGAACAGGTCCCCTCTACCGTTTGAAGCGATAGTCAAAGAGGTGAATACGGCACTGATAGGATGGACAGGATACTTCCATTATCGCAATTGCAGCAGAGTCCTCAAGCAAGTAAGAGAACACGCTCAATTCCGGCTTCGGATACACCTGTACAGACGTCATAAAATCAGAGACAGGAAGACAGGGCTTAAGCGATACACAAACAGCATGTTATATGAGAGATATGGTCTTTACAAAGTGCCGACCACAGCGGTATGGAGATAG
- a CDS encoding trypsin-like peptidase domain-containing protein: MKRLRGLIFWWTFLSILSLWYVHLVFAARSDDISRLKQELLDLEKVTNPLIQTFRKVSQLVSPSVVSLSTEKKASQNEKNVPEPQPPSQNFPPKHEPHADSLPKKGLGSGIIIDERGYILTNNHVITGFAEDEITVATHNGEQYNHVKIVGVDPNTDIAVIKIEGEDFTPITFGNSEEVQVGDWVIAIGSPFGYQQTVSAGIISAKGRTHVIPFELPFIYEDFFQTDAAINPGNSGGPLVNLRGEVIGVNTAIATRSGGFQGVGFAISAGIVKETVDNIMATGTVVRGYLGVGTHDINNELAQILGLKDKKEIARRFSLLSEKGAFVLEVWSDTPASKAGISPGDIICEIGGKKIENTIDLQHAIRRAKVNAVVIVKVVRNGAESALEVLVEPQPQDLGGKTYVAIRKLDEPTKFSLGLVVNDLNPEVAKSLGLEGEHGVLVVDVETNSPSERAGIQPGDLITKVGTKEVRSVLEFMTLMEAFIETNMPVSIFVKDKGFITLK, translated from the coding sequence ATGAAACGTTTACGGGGCTTAATTTTCTGGTGGACATTCCTGAGCATTCTATCTCTATGGTATGTCCATCTTGTCTTTGCAGCCAGAAGTGACGATATCAGCCGTTTAAAGCAAGAGCTCCTTGATCTGGAAAAAGTTACCAACCCGCTGATTCAAACATTTCGAAAGGTTTCGCAACTCGTCAGCCCATCCGTAGTAAGTTTAAGCACTGAGAAAAAGGCATCACAGAATGAAAAAAATGTACCTGAACCACAGCCGCCATCTCAAAATTTTCCACCGAAACACGAGCCTCACGCTGACTCCCTGCCCAAAAAAGGACTTGGCTCAGGAATTATTATTGATGAACGTGGCTATATTTTAACGAACAATCATGTTATCACTGGTTTTGCTGAAGATGAAATCACGGTTGCCACGCATAACGGAGAACAATATAACCACGTGAAGATCGTTGGGGTCGACCCGAATACAGACATTGCGGTCATTAAGATTGAGGGGGAAGACTTTACCCCGATTACCTTTGGTAATTCTGAGGAAGTACAAGTGGGAGATTGGGTTATTGCCATTGGCAGCCCCTTCGGATATCAGCAAACCGTTTCTGCCGGTATTATCAGCGCCAAGGGAAGAACCCATGTTATTCCTTTTGAACTTCCCTTCATTTATGAAGATTTTTTTCAAACGGATGCCGCCATTAACCCCGGCAACAGCGGAGGGCCTCTGGTAAATTTGCGAGGTGAAGTAATCGGGGTGAATACCGCCATTGCAACACGATCAGGCGGTTTCCAGGGTGTGGGGTTTGCCATCTCGGCCGGTATTGTAAAAGAAACCGTTGATAATATCATGGCCACGGGAACCGTGGTGCGCGGATATTTAGGCGTGGGAACCCACGATATTAACAATGAACTGGCACAGATACTCGGCCTCAAAGACAAAAAAGAAATTGCCCGCCGATTTAGCCTGCTATCAGAGAAAGGGGCATTTGTTCTTGAGGTATGGAGTGATACCCCTGCATCAAAGGCCGGCATCTCCCCGGGTGATATCATTTGTGAGATAGGCGGGAAAAAGATTGAGAACACCATAGATCTCCAGCATGCGATTCGCCGTGCAAAGGTGAATGCAGTTGTCATTGTAAAGGTCGTGCGTAACGGTGCAGAAAGCGCACTGGAGGTACTGGTAGAGCCGCAGCCACAGGACCTGGGCGGTAAAACCTATGTTGCCATCAGAAAACTCGACGAACCCACAAAATTTTCTTTGGGGCTGGTAGTCAATGACTTAAATCCGGAAGTCGCAAAATCTCTCGGTCTGGAAGGTGAACATGGCGTTCTGGTTGTTGACGTAGAAACAAATAGCCCCTCTGAACGAGCCGGTATACAACCCGGTGATCTCATTACCAAGGTCGGCACAAAAGAGGTACGGTCTGTTTTAGAATTTATGACGCTTATGGAAGCGTTCATAGAAACAAACATGCCAGTGAGTATCTTTGTAAAGGATAAGGGCTTTATAACCCTGAAATAG
- a CDS encoding glycosyl hydrolase family 8, giving the protein MRMSGKRIIFALSMLYLFISGCSEMRISPEKQLRAWWKSYKKNFLLPDGRIQRPEHAYDTVSEGQAYAMIFSVFMDDKEAFDWIFRWTENHLGRSRKYGDHLLAWYWKDGDVSDWMPASDADGDYALALLQASRQWKEPAYREKAIEVISDIMKHEVVRGVDNRLYLLPGLWGKEKNGHLIQNPSYYNPAAFRRFYEATRDGQWLQLIETSYWLFHQASVRLDTIPGSGFIPDWCVVDAQGNIGKAEGRSTDYGWEAVRIPMRIGLDMLWYHPEEASKILGRILQLLQSSIPQNGGIKAVYQYTGEPTVEYGSLAADAMSYFLAQLMAAESDTIRASFKNRLTDESFMQNYYGQSMSFYPLALERGILKKP; this is encoded by the coding sequence ATGCGAATGAGCGGTAAAAGGATTATCTTTGCACTGAGCATGCTTTATTTATTCATCAGTGGTTGTTCTGAAATGAGAATATCTCCTGAAAAACAACTGAGGGCATGGTGGAAGTCATACAAAAAAAATTTCCTCCTTCCTGATGGACGCATACAACGACCTGAACACGCATACGATACGGTAAGCGAAGGGCAGGCATACGCCATGATATTCTCCGTTTTTATGGATGACAAAGAGGCATTTGACTGGATTTTCCGGTGGACGGAGAATCATCTGGGCAGAAGCAGGAAATATGGGGATCATCTCCTTGCCTGGTATTGGAAGGATGGGGATGTCAGCGACTGGATGCCCGCATCAGATGCCGATGGTGACTATGCGCTTGCCCTGTTACAGGCTTCACGCCAGTGGAAAGAACCTGCGTATCGTGAGAAGGCCATTGAAGTAATTAGCGATATTATGAAACATGAGGTTGTAAGGGGGGTGGATAATCGACTTTATTTGCTGCCAGGATTATGGGGCAAGGAGAAGAACGGGCATCTTATACAAAACCCATCTTATTATAACCCGGCGGCTTTTCGTCGGTTTTATGAAGCAACCAGGGATGGTCAATGGTTGCAATTAATTGAGACCAGCTACTGGCTTTTCCATCAGGCGAGTGTGAGGTTAGATACCATACCGGGAAGCGGCTTCATACCGGATTGGTGTGTGGTGGATGCACAGGGAAATATAGGAAAGGCCGAAGGCAGATCAACTGATTATGGATGGGAGGCAGTGAGAATCCCAATGCGGATTGGACTTGACATGCTTTGGTATCACCCTGAAGAAGCCAGCAAAATCTTAGGAAGGATACTTCAATTATTGCAATCTTCAATCCCGCAAAACGGGGGAATAAAGGCTGTATATCAGTATACGGGAGAACCAACGGTGGAATATGGCAGTTTAGCGGCAGATGCAATGTCCTATTTTCTCGCACAACTCATGGCTGCTGAATCGGACACAATACGTGCTTCATTTAAAAACCGGCTGACTGACGAATCTTTTATGCAAAACTATTACGGCCAGAGTATGTCATTTTATCCTCTTGCATTAGAAAGAGGAATTTTGAAGAAACCGTGA
- a CDS encoding tetratricopeptide repeat protein — MQKAEIAKKIRIFFVVGISVFLSLTTSLTAQEKKEDESVLFLMAARNAAKAGLTKKAIRRYENYLKTNPEDHLVELEFADYLQDSGYYPGAATHYDELIQKTGITTGRKDDFAKKLTLNAARNAIKNKKVDHAITYYLQALSIDEDDLAVAEEAAGVFAGQGKEAKALELCEKILLHNPQHGGVTTLKINLLVGLKRYDEAKAAIAKVTDEEIRGKLQQLSADIDAWSGNYEAAIEKYQMLIRQFPDNRDLWSQLIRVSAWAQKWPLLLDTVHAGRDKIEITDDIRSLLVEAYLSVGESEKAMGIWNSITKGSDTWRASSLKIVDKFLSQRKLAAASDTLEKIVSDTAYVPEVYLMAKLAILYTYREMPAKGLAILNQCPVSSQTKTILDATRAEIISLTGRYEDALSMLSVLEGRQETGLRLQLLELECYYALEKDVLLLEKSSILLQKLSREEMTDKAKVLTLRILSQIRLGCYQEARSEIECLSKIDGKDPGPAVLTVLLHAAERQLEAHEKASQSLGTVLAKFTTDTEMARPQLLDAIPLSAWKIADEMALYHNPEVRAQRAKAEYKAGNFRQALNIYQELEKNGQDPVHKLGMVECYMGLNEPEEADELFRQIPLPRLPEKETARYFEALVKLKKSKEEFAVGLSLFPENISQKTSTLAISTIVALQSGDRAVADGIVQRYLSQEPGNLALFQTIVEKVGYFDRGRQSQNYAFAKEWLHRAAVQFPDDSGLRYQYARLLATHNDYDLASEQFLTLQKNDPTDVRYIRWLAQVNAWRHEYEESLVWYHAYLRERPSDFERRREVARVYGWALRFCETNEAYQKLCADYPGDDEIRCEWKAKRNNWLGRKRTAASFYRTLADRHPEDNEMLFDLGQMYSQLNQSSLAEDAYQKLLIYEPEHNRAQFAQESEQWRRRHSVRMKQSYLHQKGRGDDFGNYEITMFRTDAAYAPARISEAMDLSVGLGNTVFNFTEHSGSVAEHLTLQFNKYFQKGITTYFDGEFSTYSLNRHETAQFEAGGAYRFFDVVDVALLGGREDVLQNFNTLRNSRSRYYTGGRFAWDVTQRIDISSQVKKYWYDDSNTGIEDDTTIGYKLSLYPKILKFVVEIYGFDTHAHQDEYWSPNSYRKYMGGVVWRHYLGKEHFSGAPKLYYEIALKEGIDSDSVDFIEPKFEFGWDNQRRWNIGVEIKPVQSKVFEEEQAGVFCNIRL; from the coding sequence ATGCAAAAAGCAGAAATAGCGAAAAAAATACGGATATTTTTTGTCGTGGGAATTTCAGTCTTTTTGAGTCTCACCACATCTCTTACCGCACAGGAAAAGAAGGAAGACGAGTCGGTACTCTTCCTGATGGCTGCCCGGAACGCAGCGAAAGCAGGATTAACCAAAAAAGCCATCCGACGCTATGAAAACTACCTCAAAACCAATCCTGAAGATCATCTGGTTGAGTTGGAGTTTGCCGATTATTTGCAGGACAGCGGATACTACCCTGGAGCTGCAACTCATTACGATGAATTAATACAGAAGACAGGGATAACAACTGGACGGAAGGACGACTTTGCAAAAAAACTCACGCTCAATGCGGCGAGAAATGCAATTAAAAATAAGAAGGTTGATCATGCCATTACGTATTACCTGCAGGCTTTATCAATAGACGAGGATGATCTGGCGGTTGCTGAGGAAGCAGCGGGTGTCTTTGCCGGACAGGGGAAAGAGGCGAAAGCCCTTGAACTTTGCGAAAAGATTTTATTGCATAATCCGCAACATGGGGGAGTCACAACGCTTAAAATTAATCTGCTCGTCGGTTTGAAGAGATACGATGAGGCGAAGGCTGCAATCGCGAAAGTCACGGACGAAGAAATCAGGGGGAAATTACAGCAACTTTCCGCTGATATTGATGCATGGTCGGGAAACTACGAAGCGGCAATTGAAAAATACCAAATGCTGATTCGGCAGTTTCCTGATAACCGGGACCTGTGGTCTCAGCTGATCAGGGTATCGGCGTGGGCGCAGAAATGGCCATTGCTTCTGGATACCGTGCATGCAGGACGGGACAAGATTGAAATTACCGATGATATCCGATCCCTTTTAGTCGAGGCGTATCTGTCCGTGGGGGAATCAGAAAAGGCAATGGGGATTTGGAATTCAATTACCAAGGGGTCCGATACGTGGCGTGCTTCTTCCCTGAAGATCGTAGACAAATTCCTTTCCCAGAGAAAACTGGCTGCCGCATCGGATACCCTCGAAAAAATTGTGTCCGATACCGCATATGTCCCTGAAGTTTATCTGATGGCAAAACTGGCAATTCTGTATACCTATCGGGAAATGCCCGCAAAAGGGTTGGCTATCCTGAATCAATGTCCCGTCTCTTCTCAAACAAAAACGATTCTTGACGCTACCCGCGCCGAAATCATATCTTTGACTGGGCGGTATGAGGATGCGTTGTCAATGCTTTCAGTCCTGGAAGGCAGGCAAGAAACCGGGCTGCGTCTGCAACTCCTGGAACTGGAATGTTATTATGCATTGGAGAAAGACGTCTTGCTTCTTGAAAAATCATCGATCCTGTTGCAAAAACTGTCTCGCGAGGAAATGACTGATAAAGCCAAGGTCTTGACGCTGCGCATTCTTTCCCAGATACGTTTGGGGTGCTATCAGGAAGCCCGCTCAGAAATTGAATGCTTATCAAAAATAGACGGCAAAGACCCTGGTCCGGCTGTTCTTACCGTTTTATTGCATGCTGCTGAGAGGCAATTGGAGGCACATGAGAAAGCAAGTCAGTCATTAGGTACAGTATTGGCTAAGTTTACAACAGATACTGAAATGGCCAGACCTCAACTCCTTGATGCCATACCGCTTTCCGCCTGGAAAATTGCGGATGAGATGGCTCTGTACCATAATCCGGAAGTGCGTGCCCAGCGGGCAAAGGCTGAGTATAAGGCGGGTAATTTTCGACAGGCTTTGAATATCTATCAGGAATTGGAAAAGAACGGGCAAGACCCGGTGCATAAACTTGGCATGGTGGAATGTTACATGGGCTTGAATGAACCGGAAGAAGCGGATGAACTGTTTCGCCAGATCCCGTTGCCCCGTTTACCGGAAAAGGAAACAGCCCGTTACTTTGAGGCATTGGTTAAGCTAAAGAAGAGCAAAGAGGAGTTTGCTGTCGGATTGTCATTGTTTCCGGAAAACATTTCACAAAAAACCTCTACCCTGGCGATCAGTACAATTGTAGCCCTTCAATCTGGTGATCGTGCAGTGGCAGATGGAATTGTACAGCGCTACCTTTCTCAGGAGCCGGGAAATCTCGCCCTATTTCAGACAATAGTAGAAAAGGTTGGATATTTCGATAGAGGACGGCAAAGTCAAAACTATGCATTTGCAAAGGAGTGGCTGCATCGGGCGGCAGTGCAATTTCCGGATGATTCAGGACTTCGCTATCAATATGCAAGATTACTGGCCACTCATAACGATTATGATCTTGCCAGTGAACAATTTCTGACGCTTCAGAAGAATGATCCCACGGATGTGAGATACATACGATGGCTGGCGCAGGTCAATGCCTGGCGGCATGAATACGAGGAATCTTTGGTGTGGTACCATGCGTATCTGAGAGAACGTCCGTCGGATTTTGAGCGTCGCCGTGAAGTTGCCCGGGTGTATGGTTGGGCATTGCGTTTTTGTGAGACAAACGAAGCTTACCAAAAACTGTGCGCAGATTATCCCGGAGATGATGAAATACGATGTGAGTGGAAGGCAAAGAGGAATAACTGGCTGGGGAGAAAACGGACGGCAGCGTCATTTTACCGCACATTGGCAGACCGACACCCTGAAGACAATGAAATGCTGTTTGATCTGGGTCAAATGTACTCTCAGCTTAATCAGAGCTCATTGGCGGAAGATGCCTATCAGAAATTGCTCATCTATGAGCCGGAGCACAATCGTGCGCAATTTGCACAGGAATCGGAACAGTGGAGACGCCGGCATTCCGTCCGGATGAAACAGTCCTATCTCCATCAAAAAGGCCGCGGCGATGATTTTGGAAATTATGAGATCACCATGTTCAGAACGGATGCCGCATACGCTCCTGCGAGGATTTCTGAGGCTATGGACCTCTCGGTGGGTCTGGGAAATACGGTGTTTAATTTTACCGAGCACAGCGGTTCGGTTGCGGAACATCTTACCTTGCAGTTCAATAAATATTTTCAGAAAGGAATAACAACGTATTTTGATGGAGAATTTTCCACGTATTCTCTGAACCGCCACGAAACAGCACAGTTTGAAGCCGGCGGCGCCTATCGGTTCTTTGACGTGGTTGATGTTGCCTTGTTAGGCGGCAGAGAGGATGTCCTGCAAAATTTCAATACCCTCAGGAATAGCCGGAGTCGTTACTATACTGGCGGACGTTTTGCCTGGGACGTAACTCAACGCATTGATATTTCGAGCCAGGTGAAAAAGTACTGGTACGATGACAGCAATACCGGCATAGAGGATGATACAACCATTGGGTATAAGCTGTCCTTATATCCGAAAATCCTGAAATTTGTCGTGGAAATCTATGGCTTTGATACCCATGCACACCAGGATGAATACTGGTCACCAAATAGTTACCGGAAATATATGGGGGGGGTGGTCTGGCGGCATTACCTGGGAAAGGAGCATTTCAGCGGCGCCCCGAAACTCTATTACGAGATTGCCTTAAAGGAAGGCATCGATTCGGATAGTGTCGATTTTATCGAACCAAAATTTGAATTTGGATGGGATAACCAGAGACGATGGAATATTGGTGTCGAAATAAAACCTGTGCAGTCAAAGGTCTTTGAAGAAGAACAGGCCGGTGTTTTTTGTAATATTCGTCTCTAA